Genomic DNA from Streptomyces sp. NBC_01571:
CCACCCGCCCGCGCCCGCCCCCGCGCCGGGTCCGGGTCCTGCCCCGGGCCCGGAGGACGGCTCCGGCCCGGGTTCCGGCTCCGCCACCGGTTCCGGCACCGATTCCGGCCCGGGTCCCGACCGGCGGAGCCAGTATCCGGCCCCCGCCTTCTTTCCCGGTCCCGATCCGGGCGCCTACCCCCCGGCCCATCCGGCCTACTCGACTCCTGGTCCCCTTCCCGCTCCGGGTCCCGCCTCGCGGCCCTCGGTGCGCCGCGTGGTCGCGGTGCTGACCGCGGCCCTGCTCGTCGGCGGGGCGGCGGGGTTCGGCGGCTGGTACCTGTGGAGCGGGGACAGCGGCGGTACGCACAAGGACGACGCCCGCACCAAGGTGTCCACCGCGCCCACCGGCCGGAGCGCCCAGGACCCCACGCCCGTACCCACGCCCACACCGACCCTGGACGCCACCTCGGCATCCCCCTCGCCGAGCGCTCTCCCGGCCGGATACCACCGGGTGTCGAACGGCGAGTTCGATACCGCCGTACCGGACGGCTGGCAGCCGGAGACGCAGAGCGGCAAGAACGGCGTCACGATCTACTTCTTCCGGGAGTCCGGCGGAGGACCCCGCTATCTCCAGGTCTTCCGGGTCAGCGAGGACGACCCCACCCCGCGCGGCACGCTCACGGCGGCCGAGAAGGACCTCAGGAAACAGCTGCCGGGTTACCACCGCAACAGCCTCACGACCGTGCCCGACGCCCGGGGCGAGGCCGCCGAGCTCGACTACTCCCACCCCAGCCAGAAGTGGGGCGTCGAGGTGCGCACCCTGGACCGGGTCGTCCCGGCCGGCGGCGGTGAGCTGTACGTCGTCCTCACCTCGGGACCGGCCGACGCATGGCCCGCGCAGCGGCAGGTCCAGGAGACGGCGGTGACGTCGTTCTGCCTGGCCGGCGCCTGCTGAACCAGGGCACCGCCCGTCACGGGAGCGGCTTCGGGCACGCTCGGAGTCGCTTCTCGAACCAGTGAGCGGCGTAGACGTTGTCGTCGTACCGGGGGATCTCCTCGTATCCGCACGCCCGGTACATCGACTGCGCCTCGGTGAGCACCGCGTGCGTGTCGAGCCGTACGACGGCGCAGCCGCGTCCGGCGGCCTCGCGCTCCAGCCCGTCGAGGATCCGTCGCGCGAGACCGAGCCGCCGGGCCCCCGGACGCACCCATACATGGCGGATCTCGCCGACCCCCGGCTCCAGGAGCCGCAACGCCCCGCACCCCACGGGACGCCCCTCCTCGTACGCGACGAGGAAAGCACCCGAGTCCCCGGACACCTCGTCGGGCCGTACGAGGGCGGCGGGGTCGAACCCTTCCGGGAACCGCTGGTCGATGTCGGCGGCGTACCCGGCGAGGCAGTCGCGCGCGTCGTGCGAGGCGCCGTCGACGGACTCGACGGTGATGCCCGCCAGCCGCAGCAGCCGCTCGGCGGCGCCGATGGCGGCGGTGAGTTCGTCGCGCTGCCGCTCGTCGAGCCCGCCGAGCAGACCTTCGGCGAGCGCGTCGGCCCGCCGGTTCTGCTCCTCGACCTCGTCGCGGCCGGCCGGCGTGAGCTCCGCGACCCGTAGCCGGCTGTCCTCGGCCGGCACGCTCACCCGAACCAGCCCCTGCGCCTCCAGCGCCCGGACCATCCGGCTCAGATATCCGGCGTCCAGGCCGAGCCGGCTCCGCAGCTCGCGCAGGGACACCCCGCCCCCGAGCTCGAACAGCAGCCGTGCCTCGCCGAGCGGCCGGTCCTGTCCGAGGTAGCGGTCGTCCAGGACTCCGATGCGGCGGGTGAAGTACCGGTTGAAGCGCCGAAGGTCATTCTTTGACCGTAGTCAAAGAAAGGGGAAGGAGGGAAGGAGGGCAGGCCGGGCCGACCACCCTGTCATGCGTCGCTTCTGGTCGTATTTCTGCTGATTTTTCAGTGACACGGCGCACTTCCGGTCACCGATCGTGCATGCAATCCGGGCCGGGGGGCATGCGCTCCCGGTCCCTGAGAGTGACACGTACGTGACACAGGGGAACGGATCAGGAACGGAAGGCAGCACCGACCATGGCCGGACACCGGGCTCAGCAGGCAGAACAGACGCTCCACGTGGGCGGGGAGTGGCGCGCGGCCGCATCCCGCGCGACCCGCGAGATCCTCGACCCCGCGGATGCCAAGCCGTTCGCCGTGGTCGCGGAGGGTGACGAGAGGGACACCGACGCGGCCGTCGCGGCCGCCCGCGACGCCTTCGACACAGGCCCGTGGCCGCACACCCCCGTCGCCGAGCGCGCGGCGTTGCTGCGCCGCGTCGCCGACCTCCTGGTCCGCGACCGTGAGGAGCTCGGGCTGCTGGAGAGCCGGGACGCGGGCAAGACGGTCGAGGAAGGGCGCGTCGACATCGACTGCGTCGCGGACGCCTTCCGGTACTTCGCCGATCTCGTCGTGGGGGAGGGCGGCGGCCGGGTCGTCGACGCCGGGTCCGAGGACGTCCACAGTGTCGTCGTGCACGAGCCGGTGGGCGTCTGCGCACTGATCACACCGTGGAACTATCCGCTGCTGCAGGCCAGTTGGAAGGTCGCGCCCGCCCTGGCCGCCGGGAACACCTTCGTGATCAAGCCGAGCGAGATCACGCCGCTGACGACGATCGCGCTGCTGCGGCTGCTCGTCGAGGCCGGTCTGCCGGCCGGGGTCGCCAATCTCGTCACCGGGCCTGGACACACGGTCGGCGCCCGCCTCGCCGAGCACCCCGACGTCGACCTCGTCTCCTTCACCGGTGGCCTGGTCAGCGGCACGAAGGTGGCCAGGGCCGCCGCCGACACCGTCAAGAAGGTCGCCCTCGAACTCGGCGGCAAGAACCCCAACGTCGTCTTCGCGGACGCCTGCGCGACGGACGAGGACTTCGACACCGCCGTCGACCAGGCGCTCAACGCCGCCTTCATCCACAGCGGCCAGGTCTGCTCGGCGGGCTCGCGTCTCATCGTCGAGGAGTCCGTGCGCGAGCGCTTCGTCGCCGAACTCGCGCGCCGCGCCGGGCGGATCAGGCTGGGCCGCGGCACCGAGGAGGGTGTCGAGTGCGGCCCGCTGGTCTCCGAGCAGCAGCGGGAGAAGACCGAGGCGTACGTCGCCTCCGCGCTGGCCGAGGGTGCGGTGCTGCGGGCCGGCGGGCAGCGTCCGGAACCCTCCGGCAGCAGGCCCGCCACCGGCTACTTCTACGAGCCGACCGTTCTCGACCAGTGCCACCGCGGGATGAAGGTGGTCCGCGAGGAGGTCTTCGGGCCCGTCCTGACGGTGGAGACCTTCCGCACCGAGGAGGAGGCCGTCGCGCTCGCCAACGACACCGAGTACGGGCTCGCGGGTGCCGTCTGGACCACCGACGCGGGCCGTGCCCGCCGGGTCGCCGGACGGCTGCGGCACGGCACCGTCTGGATCAACGACTTCCACCCCTATCTCCCGCAGGCGGAGTGGGGCGGCTTCGGCAAGAGCGGTGTGGGGCGCGAACTG
This window encodes:
- a CDS encoding helix-turn-helix domain-containing GNAT family N-acetyltransferase produces the protein MGVLDDRYLGQDRPLGEARLLFELGGGVSLRELRSRLGLDAGYLSRMVRALEAQGLVRVSVPAEDSRLRVAELTPAGRDEVEEQNRRADALAEGLLGGLDERQRDELTAAIGAAERLLRLAGITVESVDGASHDARDCLAGYAADIDQRFPEGFDPAALVRPDEVSGDSGAFLVAYEEGRPVGCGALRLLEPGVGEIRHVWVRPGARRLGLARRILDGLEREAAGRGCAVVRLDTHAVLTEAQSMYRACGYEEIPRYDDNVYAAHWFEKRLRACPKPLP
- a CDS encoding aldehyde dehydrogenase family protein, translating into MAGHRAQQAEQTLHVGGEWRAAASRATREILDPADAKPFAVVAEGDERDTDAAVAAARDAFDTGPWPHTPVAERAALLRRVADLLVRDREELGLLESRDAGKTVEEGRVDIDCVADAFRYFADLVVGEGGGRVVDAGSEDVHSVVVHEPVGVCALITPWNYPLLQASWKVAPALAAGNTFVIKPSEITPLTTIALLRLLVEAGLPAGVANLVTGPGHTVGARLAEHPDVDLVSFTGGLVSGTKVARAAADTVKKVALELGGKNPNVVFADACATDEDFDTAVDQALNAAFIHSGQVCSAGSRLIVEESVRERFVAELARRAGRIRLGRGTEEGVECGPLVSEQQREKTEAYVASALAEGAVLRAGGQRPEPSGSRPATGYFYEPTVLDQCHRGMKVVREEVFGPVLTVETFRTEEEAVALANDTEYGLAGAVWTTDAGRARRVAGRLRHGTVWINDFHPYLPQAEWGGFGKSGVGRELGPAGLAEYRETKHVYQNLAPKPVRWFAG